One Vicia villosa cultivar HV-30 ecotype Madison, WI linkage group LG5, Vvil1.0, whole genome shotgun sequence genomic window, tctacttgaaaatccttgcgaaatcttctccagagatttcttgtagaaacatcatccagaccatttagaaatgcatccttcagaaggtctagactgctaatcacctcatgtctgaaaagttccaggtaggtatagggttcaggttcaggcggattgaaggtgaatttgtagtcagggtagagaagacagtaaggtttggattttctggtaggtaagggatgggatatagaaggtggaggtgcggtggatgaggaagaagggatatctgagagaatgattgatgaagatggaatatcagaaatgatagattgagaagaggatggagtatttgtaaagggaattggtgagaaagatttatcagaaggagttgggggaagaatacttaaaggtgtggggtttagaatgggagaggagaaggatgatgaagaaggatttggtaaggtgaagtttacttttggttcagatggaggtgattggaaagatggtttaaggacagaaggaggtggagtaaaaacctgcctggaggtttgtacagaagaagaagatctggttctgcgaaaggaatctctaatccttttatctcttcgttcttcagagtccaccttgtcaggatcataggtgactctcaacttcttggctttctgagcctcatcttcttgggcttttctttttagcctagcctttagttccttctgatccttcttcagaagaccagccttggacggaagtactctgccacggatccaagcaggatcaatatctgattgcttcctaacacaatcttccaggtaaagcttgacaacctgatgcagttctttttgaaacaaagaggcaaaaccttcaacagcaactcttcttgacagaatgtcaggaaagcttgtgcacacagaaggtacattttgaatgagttccagtctgaacaaatccacgccattgaaaatgggaccttgaactactccaagaaaatgggacgcattgagttttctgatggagtccagcactttgctttcaatcagaatgtctgaaatcattcttccaaaaggaatagtcgttcttgaaatatgagggtacttcgccctttcgtcttctcttgactcaaagatagaagtcttcagattctcaaacagaatatgggagatgttgatctcagtctttttgccaatgcagaaaagagtatacttgtgatccggactgatgtaggaggaggagagcatcctctttctatggtgaagggaacccagaataatctcagcccataccttataaaacggccttaaggtgcctgtgttattagagtcaattccaaaagtctgagagatttgttgttcaactttagaccaatcaactgatgcatgtcgaaaaccagtccagccttcttcatcattcagattgtaaagcttcctgatgagcttttcagtgataaccacttcatgccctagcacgaatgaaatgatggcagttggggtaaccgttgcatgtacccagaaatccttcacaagttcaggataaattggaccaaccaatctatcaagatacttagaccatcattgctcaaagattcttgcatcacacttaaagccatttgcttttaggttgttgatgtccacaacagattcacatagaacttccagttctttcgtgggtattaagcatgttttcaatggagcatactcatatttgcttagaaggatctgtgtagaggtgagcttttcttttgagttcgatgaacaagaagatgagttcatgatgattatgctttgagatcaaatcaaaaactagggtttgaaaaaaaaatgcaacgaaggggatgcacaagagagagagagagaaagagagaaaaagagggaatgaagatgaagcgggttatttaaaagatttgaaaataaagaaatcattatgcatttaatgagaaatgacattaggagagagaacatggtaaatgaaatgatttaacacagttaacTAGGTCGgcatcttttcaactgcacgctttgtactaaccgcacagacacgtgttcaccatcagataatggatgacagctgtagaatatgaatagactttacgccttttgattctgatcactgcttctgattgtcattcttaagaaatgatctggttctgataggatcatctttcttcccaagaatcacatcttctgaatgagctgaagcaagtctaggtgatcttctgactgtaggttcttcagagattctcagattctctaaagatgcagcaacttgatcttctgattcggTACTTCTGAGtttgccagcttctgcagctttgcttcttggttctactgcttctgatatatcaatatcaaaatctgcaaaattctcaaactgctttggtttttcaagaccaagcttatcatcaaatctgatattgattgattcttctacaatcaatgtttcactattgtatactctgtagcctttagagcgttcagaatatccaagaaggaaacacttttgtgctttagaatcaaacttaccaagatgatctttagtattcagaataaaacatacacatccaaaaggatggaaatatgaaatgttgggctttctgttcttccacaattcataaggagtcttatttagaataggtctgatagagattctattctgaatataacacgcagtgttaattgcttctgcccagaaatgcttagccatattggtttcattgatcatggttctggccatttcttgtagagtccgattctttcgctctacaactccattttgccgtggagttctagggcaagagaaatcatgggcaataccattttctttgaagaactcctcaaagaatctgttctcaaattcgccaccatgatcacttctgacctttatgattttacactctttctcagattggatctgagtgcagaattcaaagaacactgaatgagactcatccttgtgtttcaagaactttacccatgtccagcggctataatcatcaacgatgactaatccatatttcttccctctgacagatgcttttttgactgggccaaatagatcaatgtgcaagagttctaacggccttgaggtaaaaacaacattcttagacttgagtgcaggtctggagaacttgcccttctgacatgcttcacagagAGCatgtgatttgtatttcagatttgggagtcctctgactagatttagtttgttaatctgagaaatctttctcaaactagcatgacctaatcttctgtgccagacccattgctcttcagaaacagacataagacaagtcaccttctgcttctcaagatcagaaagatcaatcttataaatgttgttcttcctcttgcctgtaaataggattgagccatccttctgacttacagccttgcaagacttttgattgaagattatatcataaccattgtcacttaattgacttatggacaataagttatgcgttaatccttctacaagaagtacattagttatggaaggagagttaccaagacttatggttccagagccaatgattttgcccttctgatctcctccaaacttgacttctccacctggtttaagcaccaggtcttggaatgtagaccttcttcccgtcatgtgtcgcgagcacccagagtccaggtaccatgacattttgctttttgtcctcttttccgccaaggatatctgcaataggaataatcttttccttaggtacccacaatttcttgggtcctttcttgttagttctcctcaagttctgattgaacttgggtttagcaaaatatttaacaggaggaacagcatgatattccttattccgagttccatgatatttcttaggttgtgtcacatgcttcttggtgtgtgttatgtgaaaactttgtgcatgtgatgtgtgcttaatatcatgggagtggccaaatttaaattggttatacagaggcttgtatgatattttcatatcatccacagattcaagcttgtatgggatttcaacctcataaccaatgccaattctcttgttcccagacacaacatatatcatagaagctagctgacttctgccaatacttctagataagaacttcctgaaacttaaatcatattctttcagaatatgattcagactgggagtggatttttctgaatcagaaggagatccaacattattggataattttaaaactttttcttttaattcagaattttccaactcaagcttcttagtttcaaattcaaattgctttttcagctttttgtatttgatactaagatgagcttttaattcaagaagctctgttagactggaaactaactcttctctagatagttcagaaaatacctcttcagaatctgattctgatgtagattctgatccatcatcttctgtcgccatcagcacaaagtttgcctgctctccttcagagtctgatcctaaTTCTGATTCAGAaacatcccatgttgccataagacctttcttcttatgaaacttcttcttgggattctccttctgaagtttcggacactcattcttgtaatgtccaggctcattgcactcatagcagacagccttcttcttgtcagatcttctgtcaccagaagattctccacgttcaaatttctttgaacttctgaagcctctgaacttcctttgcttgctcttccagagttggttcacccttctggagatcatggacagttcatcttcttcttcagattctgattcttcaggatcttcttctctagcctgaaaagcgttagtgcattttttaacattagattttaatgcaatagacttacctttcttctgaggctcgtttgcgtccagctctatttcatggcttctcaaggcactgataagctcttccaaagaaacttcattcagattcttggcaatcttgaatgctgttaccattggaccccatcttctgggtaagcttctgataatcttctttacatgatcagccttggtgtagcctttatccagaactctcaatccagcagttagagtttgaaatcttgagaacatcttctcaatatcttcatcatcctccatcttgaaggcttcatatttctggattagagcaagagctttagtctccttgacttgagcatttccttcatgagtcattttcaaggactcatatatgtcatgggccgtttccctgttagatatcttctcatactcagcatgagagacagcattcagcaaaacagtcctgcatttgtgatgatttttgaaatctttcttttgatcatcagtcatttcgcttctcatgagccttacaccagtagctttaacaggatgtttgtaaccatccaacagaagatcccataggtcagcatccagaccaagaaagtaactttccagtttatctttccagtattcaaagttttcaccatcaaatactggtggtccagtataaccattgttaccattgtattgctctgcagagccagatgtagatgcagctggatttgttggaattttaccagccatcttttactgaagcgtttttctcttcctgaatcttttctaaacacggttaagtgcttgcaccttagaaccggcgctctgatgccaattgaaggatagaaaaacacttagaaagggggggtttgaataagtgtagtcttaaaaacttgaacgataaaaataaattgcacagttatttttatcctggttcgttgttaactaaactactccagtccacccccacagagtgatttacctcacctgaggatttaatccactaatcgcaacagattacaatggttttccacttagtccgcgactaagtcttctagagtatcctgatcacaacctgatcactccaggaacaaatgcttagacacaagctaagactttcttagagtatcctgaccaccacttgatcactctaattacaactgcttagacacaagctaagactttctagagtatcctgatcaacacttgatcactctagttacttacaaattaatgtaatcaattctaagagtattacaaatgcctctgaaaagctataatcacaacaacgtttaagcttaatctcactaatatattacaacagcaatgtagtgagctttgatgaagatgaagtttctgagctttgagtttgagcagcgtttcagcaagttaattgttagcaaatcgtcaaccttgtttctcatcagaacttcatatttataggcgtttgagaagatgaccgttgggtgcatttaatgctttgcgtgttccgtacagcattgcatttaatgtttcacgcttttgtcaactacctcgagccttgttcacgttgtgtctactgacgttgcctttaatagcttccaacgttccttttgtcagtcagcgtagcctgccacctgtactttcttctgatctgatgtttgtgaatataatatttgaatatcatcagagtcaaacagcttggtgcatagcatcttcttgtcttctgaccttgaagtgcttctgagcgtgataccatgagaacttcagtgcttctgcttatgatctcaagttcttctgatgcttccatagacccatgttctgattctgccttgaccatcttctgatgtcttgccagaccatgttctgatgttgcatgctgaaccttctgagacaaagcttctgagcgctaatttgtgcatactctttatatatttcctgaaagggaaattgcaatgtattagagtaccacattatctcacacaaaattcatatccttgttatcatcaaaactaataatattgatcagaacaaatcttgttctaacactaccctcctatggtatggatagccctgaagaGCTAAAAGAACATAAACTTTTAATTTTATGGTAATTGcttctaattgcttgctctggtttaaattcaaactttccttttttcaaaaaaaccttcaaaaaggctacgcttattttacaagctaaagtccttaacactttcaaacatttcaaagtgagcaaagcaattaagagcccatggataaccatggatacaaagggtgctttaaaccttccctttgtataatctaccccccgaactcgatctctttttcaaaaaggtttttttctgttcttttagcctttctttaaattggataaaataaaattcggtggcgactcttgcttaccgcgacatttctttaaaagtcagttctcccaccgtattacagaactggcgactctgctggggatatttcgaataaaaagaggggttaccttaaagtttaggatcacttaaatgttttctattgtttgctttgcttgctttattttttcagggctgttttgggaattaaatgaaggacgaatcctattcccggattcaagtacacttaagataggaagtggcatagtcatggcgacctccttcaagtatgtggaggattggtcaatatgagagttcacgcttaagttaggcctctatgggtgtttgcgtgcttctcttgtatgagggaggttcgtgcggatatctgtgggtgagtcggagcttaaggacctttagttacctttaacccatcttgacttttaggaacgtagtgggggtactattcttgatgtatgttgagagcatagtcgctacccgatactacaactcagataagttctttctcaaagtatcattgcatggtatgtatgtatcatgttcgagggtgctttaggagggctgacaattctgggtaactcggtagaacccgttgctgatatcatccttatccttagaagtacctctagggaagggtatctcacctgGTCAAAACTCCACgcaagccaagcctaaggaaattgtgtgatttgtgtggacttAGTTGTGTTTGTGcctcatgcatacatgcatcattcatacatatcatgactaacccatttcaaggaacTGAAGGATCTTAACCATATGTTATTTTGTAGGTTATTTGAATATGGAAATCAAAGTTCGTAAACCGTTCTTTCTTAATTTCAAGAAAGTGCCTACATCATTGAAGGTTTTCTGTGACAAAATTTCTGGTTCTCTCAGGTTTAGTGAGTCTCTCAACACGCTTGTAAGCTTAGTGCGAACTAATGTGGATGAAACTCTTCTCAATACTATGATTCAATTCTATGATCCTCTgctacattgcttcacttatagagattttcagttgATACCATCCTTGGAAGAGTTCTCATACTTGTTGGGACTTCCTGTACTCGATCGGATCCCTTATACTGGTAAAGAAAAAGACCCTAAGTGggaagacattgctgctgccCTACACCTACCAAAAGCTGAGATTGAGAAGGTTTGGATTAGTAAGAAAGAATACTTTGAATTACCTCTTGACTTCCTCTACGAAAAGGCGAAGATTTTCGCTAAGGCTTCAAGCATTGATGCTTTAGAAAGTGTTTTATCTTTGCTAATTTATGGGCAATTATTATTCCACCATTATGATAAAATTGTTGATTTGGCTGCTATCAAGGTATTTCTCAGTAAGAATCTCGTTCCTACCCTACTTGGTGACTTATTACACTCTATTCATTTTCGAGCGTCAAAAAGGAAAGTTTGTGTTCTTGGATGTGCTCCTCtgttgcataagtggtttattttgcACTTACCCCGCTCCATAAGAAGGAATGAAGAAGGTTTAACTTGGGCTCAgagaattatgaagctttctttCGACGACGTCATCTGGAACCAAAAGGAGTTTGAGAGAACTTTGTTGTTTGattgttgtggagaattcccCAACATACCTCTTCTTGGTGTTGGAATAACCTATAACCCCATtttagctcgacatcagtttggtttcgcTTTAAAAGACAAGCCATGTTCCTTATATATTATTGCAGAATATTTCAGCTATGATTCTGATGAAGCTAAGAAAAGAGATCTCTTCATTAAAGCCTGGTCAAAAGTAAAGAAAGTTGGTTCAAGAGACATAGGGAGGAGAAACTACATTCCATTGGACTCATACTTCCAATGGATTTATGACCGAGTTGTTGAATTTTGGATGCCATACCCATCTGATACGCCTATAGTACCAAGAATAGCTCCTTCTGCTGTTCTGGTTGCGTTTGAGCCATATGTCCCTGCTCCAAATGAAGATCTTGTTGCAACTGTTAACCAATTGACGAGAGAAAGGGATGACTTTGAGAGACGTTTGTGAGAAGCTGAAGCTGAAAAAGAAGTGTTGATAGCAAATGCTAAAGAGCGGGAGGCTTTACTTGACTATTTTTCTcgcaaatggaagattgaagattttgtttctCCGGATCACATCAACTCATGGGAAGAGGAAATTTCCAGGCTTGTCCAAGAAAGAGAAGAGATGATTAAGGCACACAAGGAAGAAGTCAGGACTCTGAAAAGGAAACGTCGTCAGGAAGACAAAAGTCCCAGAATTTAgatttttacatttttatttattatttatttattttttttcgcATCTTCACTTTGATGTAACCAATGGATTATGACCTTATGAATtcgtaatttaattaataatgacgtttttttcttttgtttcaatATGTGTTAAAATCCTTTTatttccttgaaaacattgcatctgcacccacatatcattcataaacattacatcacaggtttctaTAAATAGGTTGTCAtaacccaaaattttcccatcatattttaatatatcttgactcatatgatcttcagttaatcaagcatatgcaagaattgggcacacttacttatctcctaagcaatcaacccaaaactagggttttgtttctctcgagatcaaatcaagttctaagacctcaaatggatcccatggacttacatatgcttcaaaggatcctcatgccaagtttcaagctctgattcataagattgctcagtcaactgctcagaTGGTCAACAATCGAtctatttgacctaaaagtcaactatggtcaaaatacagtcaaaactcctgatttttggttaacatccttcattttaggtaatattcataatttgatcaagagttgatcatgattcacCAAGAAAAGCTCTaaaatcatcaaaagtccaagtttctaaattagggtttcgaggagaaagtcaacccaactttgactgatcatatctctctcatactttatcagaaattccccaaccaaagcctattctcaaggaaatttcattctctacaactttgatgttggtctcaaggtcaagaaatgcttccgcataagagatataagtcaaaacattacaggtccttctagaagctcgcaaaaagcagttttttgtcaaagcccatatcatcaagataaaatctccaaatgcaaaaaacttccaacgtggcttatagaggacatctcgggctttccaaaaagtcctagaacactttcatatgataacatttgaatgagttatggcttgcgcaAGTTGGGCGATTCTGAGAAGTTACACCTAATGCAAAGTgaagaattttgtgtttttaaGTAGTGGGCCATGGATTATGGACTACACACGTGATTTTAAGATCAAAATAGGCCCAAGGACCATTTGGattatattttatggttttattttatttatgtttgaatttattcatataaattcatttttaaatcaaataaaatcaaataaaatccaaataaatccaaataaaatcatgTGAATGCCTCATTAACCAAATCAAGTCCAATGCCAAGTCCATttgatttctattttatttttattgaattttttattcattaaaaattcaatttaaatcaaataaatggaaAATATGAAAAGATTTGCTTGGgttttatttttcaatcaattccAATCACTCCATATGCCAATAAAATGATCTTATTTCGTGGTAATAGGGATTGGAAAGAGAGGAATAAAATTGGCCAAAAATAGCAAGatttcatacaaattttcaatcaaatcttttgcAATCTTTCTCTTaccaatcaacttattttttaagCAAACTTTTGCCCTAATTCTGAGCTTTATAAATACCTCAAGCCATACACAAGAGAGGGCACGAAAATTGGAGGAGAATAGGGTTCACAAAGTTGGAAAAATTTCAAGAATAAGTGCAAGTGAGAGCTCTTGTTTCAAAGAGTTTCAAAGCCTTCCATTCGTTACATTCAATCACAAAGGTAATATTGAGTAAGTCCGAATGTTTATTAAGCTTCCATGACATCAATAACATGCACTCTAATCTTCACATATTCATTCATAATTTCAAAATTCGTATTGCATACACCCTTGCGTTTTAATGTGATTTGTTCACATGTACGAGTTTCTGGTGACATTTAAAGGTGGTTTGAATCATTGGGACAAGGATTTCACGTGCAAATCAaaatttgccattgttagggcttccAAGGTTCAATGCTTCGAACTTCTATATACAGACACTTGCCGTCCAAACCGATATACCACCATTGTGATCAGGAGATGATTTTAAGTCAATCTGGGTCTTTAGTATTATTGTTCTTGACCGTTTTCACTAATTCCATGTGTGCAGATTTTTTCTATGAAAATACAGCTTTTTCCGTAAGTAACATCGCAAGAATTTCTGcggctaaatccgcaggaaattcaaagaagatgatgaacaggaaCATAGGCCAAAGGAAGCACGCGTGTGATGTTGTGGTTTATTGGTCAACCGCGCCTCTCCCTCTCTCTCCATCCTCATTGGCCGGTCAAACTTTCAACTTCCTCTCTCCACCAATAATTGGCTGCAGCGTGATCACAGGGGGGCCCACACTTGACTTTTACGTTCAAATTCCTATTTGAATTAaactttgtatatattatttgagttttgTTTAATAAATGACTAAAACATACATCACTCTTGGTAAAAGAAGAAGGCTTGCAATCACTACaacctgggttcgaaccaggCAGAAGAcatgtaaattttttttctaatgaaACACGCACCGATCCGGTGTGGCTAGACTGCGCACCATCACCATGCACCCTCATCACGTCAACCACCAGATCGCATTCTAGGCATATCCAACGCTCAGGGAACTGCATCCATATCGTGGACCTTCTGGAGCATGGCACACCTGATCCAGAGCTaagtttctattttattttttaattacattttttctttttatttatttatttctgttcttttcttttttcttattaattatttttttctttttctagaaaatttatattaactaagtaatgttttattttaatcattaatttttttaattgaaaactcGTTTTTAATCGAAGATTgtttttttaacatttaaaaattaattgttttgCATGTGttttcaataattaatttaaaacatcaAAGTTATTTTACGCACTTAATTTTaagttaat contains:
- the LOC131604867 gene encoding uncharacterized protein LOC131604867 → MEIKVRKPFFLNFKKVPTSLKVFCDKISGSLRFSESLNTLVSLVRTNVDETLLNTMIQFYDPLLHCFTYRDFQLIPSLEEFSYLLGLPVLDRIPYTGKEKDPKWEDIAAALHLPKAEIEKVWISKKEYFELPLDFLYEKAKIFAKASSIDALESVLSLLIYGQLLFHHYDKIVDLAAIKVFLSKNLVPTLLGDLLHSIHFRASKRKVCVLGCAPLLHKWFILHLPRSIRRNEEGLTWAQRIMKLSFDDVIWNQKEFERTLLFDCCGEFPNIPLLGVGITYNPILARHQFGFALKDKPCSLYIIAEYFSYDSDEAKKRDLFIKAWSKVKKVGSRDIGRRNYIPLDSYFQWIYDRVVEFWMPYPSDTPIVPRIAPSAVLVAFEPYVPAPNEDLVATVNQLTRERDDFERRL